Part of the Vigna angularis cultivar LongXiaoDou No.4 chromosome 1, ASM1680809v1, whole genome shotgun sequence genome, GTTTTGTAGAATTGACTTCTAAAAagaggtttgcactcacttatacaCTATAGTTTGACTATATTTTTGTCAGTGTGACATCTCCAACACACTCATGTTGAGCATTGAACATCTCGACCATGAGACTAGATATTTGTGGGTGGTTCAATAGTGGTTAGGTAGCTAAGTCAAAAGGTAGGCCTAACAAGCCTTACTAGGATAGATTGTAATACCATCTTAGAAAGTATTTAGGCGTAACTTAAGCCTATAAAGTTGGTTTGTAAGTTGAGGTTTTGTCTCCCCTTTTATATTACAATTTAGTCATACATCTAGTCTATGTGCTATTCATTGTTaaaatgtttgataaatatatgattAGTGTCCGGTGGAGCTTCTGAAAACTCTTTTGTAAACCTTTTTGTTTGACCTCTCACGATAACAAATCAATGACATTCAATCTAGGGTGGTATTGGTTAATGTATGGTGATCAATACATGATAAAAGTACAACCCAGAAGTAGACATGCTCtatatcatatttcattttcatttgctGTTTCAGTGAATATCCAGTTTCAAATTGTTTCTAGATGCCTGCTGCGTTCTATATTTAAGCTCTCtttaagttgttttatttttatttattttttctgttttcttaatCTCGCATCCCCTCTCTTGCAGTAAGGATCCTGGTTATATTAGAATGAACATGCGTGACACTCAGGATACAAAAGATgatgtgagtttttttttttcttttttcacctAATATCTACTTCAATTTTTTCAACCTCTCCGAGATTTTAATACTGTATAGCATGTGCCATTGTCTTAAAAAGATTGAATGATGTTGTAGGAGCCTCTTTTGAAGATTGAGATAAATAATCCTGCTTTACTTGCTGGAAACTGGTCCCAGCTTTGTGCAACATGCAAGGTTCTCTTTGCCTTCTTTTGATTGTCTTACTCTGAAGCCTATAAATGTCTTGCAAACACAGATTACAAATGCCCATACTTCTTTGCTTTGAACGGTTTCTAACAATTTTATGTTGGCTTTTCTTTAGATTGTCAGGCCTCTTCGAGCAAAACACTGTTCTACCTGTGATCGTTGTGTGGAGCAATTTGATCATCATTGTCCCTGGGTGTCTAATTGCATTGGCAAGGTACTTCTGGCTGTGTTTTACATGCTTTGCAATTCGttaattgaacattttaaaattttcaatgtaTCATTTACTTTAACGGAAAAATGAAGGGGTATTATTAATCTCGGACAATTTGTTATATTCTGTCATCTACCTTATGGATGGAGCATAACACCTATGCTTTGTTTGGATTCAAATGGGGGTGGAAAGAGTGACAAAGAAGGACAAAGAGAGGAGAAAATTAGATGGTTTGTTGGATTAAGTGAAAGTGAATAGATTTGAGTACAAAGTTTGTAATAGATGTGATTGATGTGactaaaaatatttgttatgcATTGAATTACTTATATGCCCTTGGTGGTATATTTTTGGTGATGATGAGTATCCACATGTCTTCAGCATTtaactaataatttaatataacataCACAAGAAATACCAATGTCAAAAATCTCATGCATGGTAATGAATTACTTGGACCATAATCTATTATTGGCTTTATGCATAATCGATAACATAATGGATTATGCATAAAGCCATAATAGATTATATTCCACGTTATTACTGCCCTCacgttttaaaattttcatcagATTaacttttatcaatttaaaataaagtctaaaatatttttgtccCATCAGTACACTGTCCCAGTAATATATGGAGGGCAAGATGGTTATTCTACTCCATAGCCTCAACTTTCCGCTCATGGCAGGGGGGCAAAAATCAGCACCCACCCTGCCTTCCAATCCCCACTCTGTTTTCTAATACGTAAGTAAATACTGAAATGCAAACCGAGCCCTGGTGAACCTCGACCATGTGGCACGCCATTTATTAGTAAATGCACCTTTCGACACCAAAGAGGACCTTATTTGGTGATCTAACATTGCATGTGGAGATTTTTATAGTGCAAACAGTTAATCTTCTAGTGATTGTTTAGCTTAAATCTTGCGATATAGCTACAAATAAAATGTATCTACTTCATTTGAGTTTGTCATAAAAATCAAAGTATGCCATTTATATTCTGTAAATAATAAGTGTTGGATAGGTTAGAGTATTTATATTGTCTAACTTTGTTGCTAGAGTATGATGATTACTAATCCTACCCACTGAGTTTCTTTTTGGTCTTCtaattatcactttttttattgaCCTGATTTTGTTACAATTTATTTCTTCAGAAGAACAAGTGGGATTTCTTTGCTTTTCTTATTCTTGAAGTTTCAGCTATGTTGGTTACTGGTGGAGTTTGTCTTACAAGTATGTGTCTGCCCTGACATTGAGTTACTGTGTTATGTTGTTCATTCTACTGCTCTCTAAACTGCTGATGAAAACTAAATCTGTGTGGGCAGGAGTGTTAACTGATCCACTTGCACCTCATTCATTTGGGTCTTGGATTCAGCATGTTGGTAAGAATCACACTGGTGCAATATCATTTCTAATAGCCgattttttcctcttcttcggTGTGTTTGCTTTGACTGTTGTGCAGGCTAGTCAGGTAtgtcttttttacttttatttttttgtgtacAATTCTCTCCTGATCCTATGCACGTCTTTATTCATATGTTTTCATTCGTGATCTAGATATCTCGCAATATTACAACAAATGAGATGGCAAATGCAATGCGTTATAGTTACCTCAGAGGTCCAGGCGGTAGATTTAGAAACCCATATGATCATGGGATCAAGAAAAACTGTTCTGATTTTTTGATCAATGGTTACAATGAAGATGTGGAGTGCATTGAAGAAATAGGCCAGTCAGAGGAAGGTACAGGAATGATGAACATTGCAAGAAACTCGAACTTGACAAATGGAGACTCGCATACCCGTGGTGAATATGCTAGGGGCCATGGAAATGGACAGTATGTCATTAATGTGAATTCCAACAGTACAAATTCCAAAACACATAATGGTCATGTTCATTCTTCACATTGTAGCCATAATAACCATGGCAAAACCAGGAACGACAATGCTCCCTTGGGCTTAGGTCTTGGACTTGGACGAAACAGCAGATCTGTTACAACACCCTCATCGTGATATTCATTTCTTGGTGAAATTAACCTGTAATGTATTATAGGCACGTGTCTGGGTTGGTTGGTTGGTTGATTTACTTTAATTCAATCTATTTGTGGCTCTTGTCTACCGCCCCATGTGCAATTTTGTGCTATTACGTTTAGtcatctcttattttttttttcttttctacttcTGTATCTAATTTAAAAGCTGATAAATATCGCCTTGAAAGatatatatgaatgaaattTGAATGTATTTGCTTCAGGCATTTACCACTCAAATTGCTATTGTTATGATAACAATTATTCTCTTTGATAACCTTACATATGTTCTTTATTACTTCAACTGATTAATAAGTTGATTACATAAGATTTAATTTTGAgccaattttatataaaatgtacaactattaaacatttaatatattttaaatctgGTTTATATAGTTAAGTTcttgtaaattatttaattgttgaactaaaattatgtttaaattgttagtaatttgatttaaatatttaaatgagaTGAAAAATGAGTATTTTATTAGTTAagttaaaagtttataaatatgatatttaactattttgaaCTTAATATCTA contains:
- the LOC108346604 gene encoding protein S-acyltransferase 24 isoform X2; translated protein: MNGYQTTHVAAQYGQTSFLYHVVSKWNADPDVPDNDGRSPLHWAAYKGFADCIRLLLFLDAHRGRQDKEGCTPLHWAAIRGNLEACTVLVQAGKKEDLMVADNTGLTPAQLASDKNHRQVAFFLGNARRLLDKRCDGNSRLGRISKLGLAPILWCIIFVLLVTYIHSVILATKMPKLTAAAGLLAWFGVLLATVGLVMFYKCSSKDPGYIRMNMRDTQDTKDDEPLLKIEINNPALLAGNWSQLCATCKIVRPLRAKHCSTCDRCVEQFDHHCPWVSNCIGKKNKWDFFAFLILEVSAMLVTGGVCLTRVLTDPLAPHSFGSWIQHVGKNHTGAISFLIADFFLFFGVFALTVVQASQISRNITTNEMANAMRYSYLRGPGGRFRNPYDHGIKKNCSDFLINGYNEDVECIEEIGQSEEGTGMMNIARNSNLTNGDSHTRGEYARGHGNGQYVINVNSNSTNSKTHNGHVHSSHCSHNNHGKTRNDNAPLGLGLGLGRNSRSVTTPSS